The genomic window TCTGGATCCAACTGGACCGTCTCTACTCTTGACCAAAGTCGCAAAAATTGCTGTAACGCTGCCTCAGTAATGTCGGGCCCAATGTCTCCTGCCCATGCTGCATCCTCCACGGCTGCCTCAACTGTGCGCGTCCGCCTTATCCGTTTGGGAACCCTGTCATATATCAGCGGTGCGAGCTCATAGATGCGGAAACCCTGCAGCCAGCGATCCTCCCAAAATAGCGTATCCTTCCCGTTGCCGACCACAGCTCTCGCCGCTGCGTGGAACACTGCCATCGAGTCCTTAGGCACTGAAATGGATAATCCTGACCATGGCCTCAGCTTGTCTGTCCTTTGAAGCCACGGCCACCTCGCTTGCAAGGCTACGTTGAGCCAACGTAGGTTTGGAATGCCTAAGCCGCCAGCCCACTTCGGCCGGCAAACCATGTCCCAAGCCACTGAGCAGTTCCCTCCATTGGCCTCCTTCTTGCCACACCACAGAAAGCCTCGGCAGATACGCGCCATCGTTGATAAGGTCTTGGGTGGTATATCCAATGCGAGCATGGCATGGATAGGGACCGCACAGAGCACCGATGTTATTAGAATTAAGCGTCCACTCTTAGGCATTAGAGCTGCCCTCCAGCTTGGGAGGTAATTAGCCAGTTGGTCCACAAGGCCTTGGAGCTGCGCCGTTGATTGCTTGCGGATTGTAAGCGGAAGCCCCAAATACTTGCAAGGGAAAGTCCCACTCGAGCAGCCAAGCAGATTGCAGACCTCATTGAGGCTCTCCTGAGTGCATCGAATGCCCATTGCTGCGCTCTTTGCCAGGTTCACCCAAAGCCCAGACGCATGTCCAAACTCGTCCAAGATTGCTCTACACATCTTGGACTCCAGCTCCAACGGCTTGAAGAACACCATCACATCATCCGCAAACATGGAGACCCTTTGATGTGCGCTGGAACGGGCCAGCGGTGCTAGCAATCCTTTTTTCAGCGGCAAGCTTGAAGAGACGATGAAGGGGTTCCATGCACAATATGAATACCATTGGGGACAGCGCAGCCCCTTGCCTTAGCCCTTTGCAAGCATAGATTGGTTTCCCAGGAATTCCATTGATCATGACACGCGTGGAGGAGGTAGCCAACAAGCCACACATCCAAGAAATCCATCTCCTCCCGAAGCCCAAGCGTGTCAAAACCTCGATGATGAACGGCCACTGAATGGAGTCAAACGCCTTCGATATGTCAAGCTTGAGCATAATAGTTGGCATTTTGAGTGCGTGTAGGCGCCTTGCCGTAGCTTGAACTAGCATGAACTTATCATGCAAGGATCGGCCGCGGACAAAAGCACTCTGATGATGACCAACCAAATTCGGCAGCTCCGCCGCCAATCTTATTGCTAGCACTTTCTCAAAGATCTTGACCGCTCCATGCAATAGACTCACCGGTCAGAAGTCACTAATATCTACAGCCCCATCTCGCTTAGGCAGCAGTGATACAATCGCCTTGTTGATGCATTGCATTCCACGCATGTCTCCACGAAAAAAGTCCCCAAATGCTCGCATGAAGTCCCATTTGATTATATTCCAACAAGTCGCGAAGAACCAGCCTGTGAACCCATCAGGGCCTGGCGACTTGTCCAATGGCATGGACTTGACTGCCTGCTCCACCTCCTCCATCGTGAACGGGACCTCAAGGTGCAACAGGTCCCTGGATGGCATGTCCAGCATGTCCAAGTTGATGGTGTGATGCCTCGTCGGTGAAGACCCAAACACAGATGTATAGTAGTCGTCCACCATCCCAGCAACACTCTCGTGCCCTGTGAATATCTCCCCATTATGTTGCATGGCTGTGATCATGTTTTTTCGTTGCCGATGTCGCGCATGCCGATGGAAAAACTCTGTGTTGGCGTCCCCCTCTCGTAAGTGCAGCAGGCGGGAGCGTTGCCTCGCGATCGTCCGCTCGAGGGAGCTTAGTCCCAAAAGCTTCTTCTTGAGCAGCTTCCGAAGACCATGCTCTTGGTCCGTGAGGGCTCTTGAATCCGCAGCCATATCAAGTCGGAGGATGACCTCCATGGCTAGTGCCACCTGAAGGCGAACATTGCCGATCCATTAGTCACTCCACCGCCGCAAAGCCTTGGCCGTCGCTCGTAGTTTAGCATCCAGCACTACGAACGCATTCCCAACGGGCAGGACAGATTGCCACGCCTCAGCCACCACTTCCTGGAAGCCATCGGCCTTTGGCCAAAACGACTCGAACCTGAAGCTGCGGCCCACCTGAAACTCCGCATCTAGGTCTAGAAGAAGCGGGCAGTGGTCCGAAATTGCTGAACCCAGCGCTGCCAGCAAGCTAGCCGGGAACTTGTCCTCCCACGAGTTTGTAACGAACACATGGTCCAGCTTCTCCAGGGTTGGGTCCCGCCTCTCATTACTCCACGTGTATCTCCTCCCGTTTAGGTATAGCTCTTTAAGTTCTAGTCTATTCAAAATTGTCCGCAAGCGCGCCATCATTCGCCTGTTGATCGATGTGTTGTTCTTGTCTTCTGGATTCACAATCAAGTTGAAATCCCCAACCAGGGCCCAGGGCCCAGCATGCAAGTCCCGCACGTCCGCAATCTCCTGAAGGAattgcaccttctccgcatctctTTGCGGGCCGTAGACTCCTGTCAGCCACCACCTTGGATCACCGCCGTCGACCGGAGTCACAAGAGCTGTTAAGGTGTTATCAGTTGTGTGCGGGTTAGAGAGCGCGACCACAATCGGGTCCCATGCAATTAGCACCCCACCACGTGTTCCACTTGCCGACAAGTAGAAAAACTTCTCGAATTTATTTCCGAGGCAATGCCTGATGATTTCGCTTGTTACAACTTCCAACTTCGTCTCTTGAAGACATACAATGCTAGGACCATCACAACGTTATCACCTTGGCTCTCACTTTCTCAATTTAAATGAGGAAAAACATTTATTTTGTCACCTGCCACGTTTTAGAATTTGATAAAAATTGTGTGTTCTATGTCTCATTTCCAACAGATCACTCGAGTATCGCCTGCTCATGCGTCGACCACCTTCTGTCTACCCACACAGAACAAGGGGGGAGTCCTCGACAATAAACATGACATTATTCCTATTATCACAATTCTTAGATAAGATACCACTCGAGTATGGCCACTCCAGACAAGAGGATACTTTTCATTGGTATACGTTTCAGACGATCAATTTCAGAACATATGTTCATGTACTAAAAGTAGCTATGTGGCATGAGTTGTGCCGCTACCAAGATAAACTCACCAATACAAAAAGTTTCTACCTAGAAGAACTCAAGACCAATCAAGCATGACTGTCTAGCCAAGGGAACACTCGATTATTGCCGTGCTGAGAAGGGACTGCTCATCTCCATGCACTCCGGACGACCAAGTTCCATAGGACGCTCGTGGTTTAAAGTACGTCGCTACCAACGGTAACACACCGATTTAGCAAGTTGCTAGATAGACTCACTCAAGAATAATCAAACACTAAGTAGTATACATGTTTTCTCTCATGCTAATGGTAAGTGTATGTCTTCTTTTGTCAATAGCTCGTGAAATTGGCTAGAAAGTAAGACTTTGTATAATTAGCAGGCTTGTATATACATCTCACCAACGACGCCGACCGAAGTGGCACCTGCACAGGTTACTTCTTATATGTGGATGGCATGGCTTGCCGATCCTACAAGTGTATGTGAACCTTGGGCATGATCCCTATCTTCTACCTTGTATGCTACTACAAATGGAGATTGCATACTGTATGCACAAATAAGGCTTACAACTTTGTTATTGTGTTTCCATGTAGGATGGTAAGATAGTGAAACATGGTCTTATAGTTTTTTTAGGCAGTCTGGCTTTCTTGCTCGCACACAATAGAATAATCGTTGGAAGGAGTTCTGTGTAGTAGGGTCTGCTACCCATGTTTTACTCGCTTAAGTAGGGAAGTATGAGGAACAAAAATGTGGCTCACGATATGTATGTGATCTGCATGGGTATTGACAGAAAAGCGTCGAATAATACCAGCCAATGGttgacttatttttatttttgtggGATTTTCTATCATGGCAATCGTTTTCTAGTTAACTCATCAAGTAATTTTAGTACATTATAGATTCAAAATGTTTGACTATTTGTTGTCCATGATGACACATTGGCAATCCTTTGACCAAGACATTGCATTTAACACATCGATGCTCTTTAAGAAGGAACTATGTGGTTTTAGTTTAGGTTATAGGGATCCACCTATATGGTCCTAAATTCTAACTTCCCTGGCATTTCACAACATCCCTTTGAGTTGTTCGTTGAGACTGCAATCTACAGTTGTTTAACCATTTGATGCAAGCATCATCAAATTGTTATGCAGTAATGCATGTTTAATTAGTAATCTTATTCTTGGTGATAATGGGAAAATCTGGTCAATCTGACTACCTTTTTGGATTTACCTGATGATTTTCCTCCCATAAAATAGCCCTGTTACATATAATATGATCTACTCTTATGTTATTTTAAATCTAGCAACTTCAACCAATTAGCCATCCCTATAACTTGAAATTATATTGTTTCCGATTTTATTGGTGTATATTATTTGTGCATTAGCCTACAGTTTTGTTACGAAGTGCTATACGGATTTCATGCTAGAGATTTCAATTGTGATATCTTGCAAATGATGTTATATTGCAGGGTAGAATTATTGCTCTCCTCTACACTTGCTTTTCTAATTGTTTGCTTTCAATATTGAATGAAGTGTGCTTAACTAATTCCACAGGGCTTTAGGAACGATAGTGATGGTCGTGATAAAGGGAAAAGTGATGTTGAGTCTGAACCCTCATGGGCTCCGGACTTGAGGAACTTATATGCTCCTGGCCCGTCCACGCTGGTACCTCAGGTAGTAACTGGTTTTGTATTTAAGTACAAGAGCTAGCCAAGACTTGTTGTTATTAAGATATATAGTAGTGTGATGTCTGCACCGGAATAGATTAATAAAAAGGAAAGATGGCATATTCCTTGTTGTTATGTCCAATGTGTTTGTGAGTCAAAGAATATGGGCCCATAGTTGACTTACTTGTAGTTATGATGATCTAATGGTTATGCTTTGTTGATTAAAAGAGAGTAGTATATTAATGGCTGGATGTTTTGCTtttatatgtgattttatagtatggCTATCTTTTCTCTAGTTAACCCATCAAGTAGTTTTATACTTTTAGTACATAATAGATTCAAAATGTTTGACTATGTGTTAACCATGATGACACATTGGCCGGCACACCTTTGACAAGCATGTATTTAAACGTGTTGATATTCTTTAATAAGGAATTATGTGGTTTAGTTTATGTTATATTGATCTTTCTATATAGTTCAAAATTCTTACTTATCTGGCAGTTCACCTCATGCATTTGAACTATATATTCATTTAGACTGGAAACTACCTTGTTTATCCATTTGATGCAAGCATCATCAAGTTGTACTGCACTAGTGCATGTTTGGTTACAAACCATAATCTAGGTGATAATGGGCAAACCCTGTCTATCTNNNNNNNNNNNNNNNNNNNNNNNNNNNNNNNNNNNNNNNNNNNNNNNNNNNNNNNNNNNNNNNNNNNNNNNNNNNNNNNNNNNNNNNNNNNNNNNNNNNNNNNNNNNNNNNNNNNNNNNNNNNNNNNNNNNNNNNNNNNNNNNNNNNNNNNNNNNNNNNNNNNNNNNNNNNNNNNNNNNNNNNNNNNNNNNNNNNNNNNNNNNNNGCTACGCATAAAGTGGTCAAGTAGGTAGAGATTGTCCTTCCTACAAAGCTAGCACACTTCAGTTAATTAGGCATCCCTATAAATTCAAATTATACTATTTCTAATTGTACTAGTGTATATTGTTTGAACTTTAGCTTATTGTCTTCATGCGAAAATGCTGGAGGGGAGCTTTTCCAATAAAATAGATGGTTTTTTCTTCTTGCTTTTTAATGTGTTCCAACTCTAAAATCGAGTCGCTATACTTGTTTCGTGCTAGAAATTTCATTTGCGATATCTTGCAGCAGATGTGATAGTGCATGATAGAATTATTGTTTTTCTCTACAATTGATTTCCTTGTGGTTTTCTCTCAATATTGATTCGTGTTTTCTTAACTAAGAGGAGTGATCGTGATGGCCGTGACAAGGGGATAAGTGATGGTGATGTTGGACCCTCATGGGCTCTGGACTTGTGGAACTTCGATGCTCCTAGCCCGTCCTCGTTGGTACGTCATGTATTAATTGATTGTGTATTTAAGTACAATAGCTAGCCATACCTTGTTTTTATTAAGATCATAATGTGATATTGGTTTGTGCAACTATCAAAAGGGTTCTAATGGGTGGGCCAATGGGGAAGCGTCATCTCCTTCTTTAGTCAAGAGATATGTGGCAATGGGTTTCCCAAAAGAAATGGTCGTGACAAGCATCAAGGAGATTGGTAATAATAGAAGTAACAAATTTCATTTAATTTGTCTTATTTGTGTTTGCACCGTCCTTCTAATCGAGGCTTTTGGTTTTGCTTTCAGGGCACAGTGACCAAAATGCATTGCTTGAATTACTGTTGACCTATAAGGTATGTGTCCATGGGTGTTATTACTAAATTTATCCAATGGAGCTCTTGCTATGTGATGGCAATGATCATATGTatcatgcacaagagaaagtctcTCAAAAGACTTGGGATCGGTGATGTCAACTGTAGGCAATAGGTGATGAAGATACATTGGGTAACATCTCTACTTCTGGCTGCGCCCTCCATAGAGTTGAAGatggtgatgatcttcattttgagAGCTcgaatggtgatgatgatgctggtGATACAGAGCCCAACTTTGGTGATTATAGTGATGAggtatgatgatgaattatttccCATGCATACCTTGCACGCCCCTTTACGTATTTTTTGAGATTTGTTTATTTTTATCCTAGCATTTCATGAGTGTAGACTTGTGCAATGAAATTTGAGCACCTGATTTTTTTTACAAAGGATTCTCATCATGTTAAAGTTTTATCATGTAAGAGTTAATATAGGATGTGAGGTTGACTACCATTAGACCAATGCCTCCCTCAAAGTACTCAAAGAGACTGTGAAGGAGTAGAAACCGAGTGTATTGCTGTGTTGCTTGTTTGTAATTTTGACGAATTAGAAAATTTATTTGTGTTAGACATCACTCTTTTTTCTTCAGTTCTTGTGCATTTAAATCTTAGTTACTACAAGACATGTGACTTGAGGATGTTGGTTTTGAAACGCTTGAACAAATCACACCAAGAGCAACACGTACGTGCAAAGCTGGCTTCAAACAAGCACACAAGCTATGAACAGTAGCTAGTAGGAATACGTGTTTGTCTCACCAAAACCTCCTGTGCGTAAGCTTTTCATGGAGCTAGATCTAGATTGGATCGATCGATTCATTTCGGCGCCGTCGCCGGAACTCCTACCTAACTTGACGACAGAAAACTCAGATCAACGGATTTGATGGCCACACAGGCTCGTGTGGAGCCTGTTCTCTATACTTTGTATTGCTTTTTTCACGGGTTGATGTTTACAAGGGGCTGGGTACATGTATATATACTAGGCTAGTCTAGATATCTCATGACCACGACGGCTAGGAAAACTAATCTTAGGTGGACTAGTAATTCTAGCTGGACACAAACTTGTGTTTATGCCTAACAGAGGATTTATGATGCTATGAGCAAATCATACTACATGTGGTGTAAACAAGAGAACATATACACATAAGAATTCAAAATTTGCGAACCAATTATGCCCTTTGGTTTATTTTGTAGTCCAAGATATAGTGTACAGTCGGAGTGATATGAGAAGAGTTCGGAAAGAAGTAGAAGCAAAACTTGATAATGCTGAATACTGAAGAAAGATGCATGNNNNNNNNNNNNNNNNNNNNNNNNNNNNNNNNNNNNNNNNNNNNNNNNNNNNNNNNNNNNNNNNNNNNNNNNNNNNNNNNNNNNNNNNNNNNNNNNNNNNNNNNNNNNNNNNNNNNNNNNNNNNNNNNNNNNNNNNNNNNNNNNNNNNNNNNNNNNNNNNNNNNNNNNNNNNNNNNNNNNNNNNNNNNNNNNNNNNNNNNNNNNNNNNNNNNNNNNNNNNNNNNNNNNNNNNNNNNNNNNNNNNNNNNNNNNNNNNNNNNNNNNNNNNNNNNNNNNNNNNNNNNGGAAGAATAACATGCAAGTTAGGAAGAGTAAGGTCTTCAATAATTGAATGGCATAGTTCAAGATTCTTTTTTTTTTTACTCTCAGTGGCTCAATATGAACATAGTActagaaaagaatatcaaactcACCCCAAGAAATTTTTCAAGAAGATCAACATAAACCTATTAGCTGAGAAAACTGAGGGGGTCAAGAAAACAAAATTCAGCGAGAGTTGAATACCTGAAGTCACTTATTTAGAAATCTTGAAATGTAATATATATGATGTTATAGCTGAATTCTATATTAGTTACGCAAATAAAATTTGTGAAGTGAATATTGTATGGTTCAATCCTATTCATTGCTAGAAATATGTAATGCCTGGAAACAACAAGTAGGGAAAGCATATGGAGTGTTTGTTCTCTATTACACCTGCTCGGGAAAAAGATATGTCTTGATTGCTAGCAACCGATGAACCTGAAATAAGGTGGATGGGAATATCATCATGTTCTCATGAAGACATGCATTTGCCTTATCATCCATATGTTTAAAAATATATATCATGAAAAGCGTCATGAAGAGACAAGATGACTGTGTTTCACCACCATTATACATCATGACATGTAACAAAGCTAGATGTGTGCCTTCAGTTTATTCCAGTCCAGCACAACCAATACTTTATATTGCTGGTAAAGCTAGTAGTTTCAAGCGTAAACCTATGATGAGCATCACCGTTCATGCATGCAGTAACTTTGTATTAATGTCACTCTCAAATAGCATTTGGAGAATAACGAGTTGAGTTCCTAAATTATTTCATCGATTTAGTTCTCATTCAATTTGTTTTCTCTTGTTTCTGGGGAAGTAGATGCTATTCGTTTCTTGATCATTTATTAGTTGTGGGGCCCCTTTTTCCTCTAGCCTTATATGTGTCGCTATGTAGTTGTATTTCCTTAGTTGGCATTAAGTAGTCAGTAATATGTAGTAAATGTTTTCCAATCTTAGTTCCATTATACTTTTGTGCAGGATTTTGTACAAGAGATGTTTGAGAAGGACGAGAAAATCAATTCATTAGTAGATATGGGATTTTCTGAAGATGAAGCTAATATGGCTATTATAAGATGTGGTGCGGCTCTATTTGAGACTATTGCCTTGATGTTTATTTTTTCCATGGATAAGGCACCTTATGATATTCATTTCTGATTAAACATTCCTAGGTGTGGATGGTGATCTCTCTGTATTAGTTCATTCGATTAGTGCATCACGGGTTGCAGGAAATTTGAACTTGTCTAACCATCAGGTACTTTGTGGTTTGATATACATTTCATTAAAAAATCTTTTTGTTCTCTCAGTTTGATGTAAAGAACATTGCAATATGTGTACATTTGTGGCAGGTCATGGGTGGATGCTTCGATTCTTTTGGAGGGAGAAAGAAAGCAAGGTTGGtggaagagagaaagaaaaaaaggaagcgATGTGGATGTACTGGACAGAGCAATCAACCCTCTTTGGATTGCAACCATGATGAAGATATGCTTATTCCAAATCCAATGGTTGGATTTAACCTGCCCAATTATAGCCTTCCATTAGTTAGGGTGACCAGAAGGATTCTTGAACAAGATATGGGACCACCTTATTTCTACTACGAAAATGTGGCTAGGGCTCCCACGGGTGTATGGGCGACCATTTCAAGATCTCTGTATGACATTCAACCTGAGTTTGTAGATTCCAAACATTTGTGTGCAACTGCAAGGAAAAGAGGCTACATACATAACTTGCCAATTGAGAACAGAGCAcctcttcttcctttgcctccAATGACCATATTTGAGGCATTCCCTCGTTACAAGAagtggtggccttcctgggaccagagaacACAGTTCAACTGCTTGCTAACAGGTGTGGCAGGTCCAAAGCTGACTGGAAAGATTGGGCGTGCTCTTGCAAGTGCGAACACTCCACCATCTCAAAGTATTCAAAAGTATGTCATCGATCACTGCAAAAGGTACAATCTTGTCTGGGTCGGAAAAAATAAGGTTGCTAAGTTAGAGCCTCAAGAGATTGAATATCTGCTTGGTTTTCCAAAGGACCACACAAGGGGTCTCGGCGACACAAATAGATACAAATCTCTAGGCAACTCATTCCATGTTGATACTGTTGCTTACCACTTGTCAGTGCTAAAAGGCATGTTTCCCAATGGTGTTAATGTGCTGTCCTTATTCACTGGTATTGGAGGAGGAGAGGTAGCTTTGCACAGGTTGGGAATCAACATGAGGACAGTGGTTTCTGTTGAAATAGACAAAGCTAGTAAGAGGATTTTCAGGGATTGGTGGAATCAGACTCAAACAGGCACGCTGATTGAGATTGATGACGTGAAATCTCTTACTGATGATCAAGTTGCAACATATGTTACTACATTTGGCGGCTTCGACTTGGTGATTGGGGGCAGCCCATGTAACAATCTTGCTGGGTGCAACCGATCCAGCCGTCATGGCTTGGAGGGCAAGCAATCTGTTTTGTTCCACCATTATGTCAGAATCTTGAATGCCGTCAAGTCGGCTATGGCCAGGAAGTAGCCTAATCATtgcagttctagttgtatcattcAATGCTTTATATCTAGGAAGTGCAACTTATCTGTTTAAACATTGAATTGATGTGGAGGGTTTTTATTTGGGAGAAATATCATATTGACATTTAGCCATATGATGTTTATGGTTGCTAACTGATTTAGATCTTGCTCGTGTTTATTTGGGAAAAGACTATTCTTGGTCCCCTCAGCTATTTCAGAGCCTAATTTTATACAGGCAGGGAGTACATTTAGTTCTACGAATTCCCTCCCT from Triticum aestivum cultivar Chinese Spring chromosome 3B, IWGSC CS RefSeq v2.1, whole genome shotgun sequence includes these protein-coding regions:
- the LOC123067850 gene encoding DNA (cytosine-5)-methyltransferase DRM2-like; protein product: MATPDKRILFIGIRFRRSISEHMFMMGFRNDSDGRDKGKSDVESEPSWAPDLRNLYAPGPSTLGSNGWANGEASSPSLVKRYVAMGFPKEMVVTSIKEIGHSDQNALLELLLTYKAIGDEDTLGNISTSGCALHRVEDGDDLHFESSNGDDDAGDTEPNFGDYSDEDFVQEMFEKDEKINSLVDMGFSEDEANMAIIRCGVDGDLSVLVHSISASRVAGNLNLSNHQVMGGCFDSFGGRKKARLVEERKKKRKRCGCTGQSNQPSLDCNHDEDMLIPNPMVGFNLPTARKRGYIHNLPIENRAPLLPLPPMTIFEAFPRYKKWWPSWDQRTQFNCLLTGVAGPKLTGKIGRALASANTPPSQSIQKYVIDHCKRYNLVWVGKNKVAKLEPQEIEYLLGFPKDHTRGLGDTNRYKSLGNSFHVDTVAYHLSVLKGMFPNGVNVLSLFTGIGGGEVALHRLGINMRTVVSVEIDKASKRIFRDWWNQTQTGTLIEIDDVKSLTDDQVATYVTTFGGFDLVIGGSPCNNLAGCNRSSRHGLEGKQSVLFHHYVRILNAVKSAMARK